A stretch of DNA from Triticum dicoccoides isolate Atlit2015 ecotype Zavitan chromosome 2A, WEW_v2.0, whole genome shotgun sequence:
CATTCAAAGGTTCTGGTAATTCAAGCGCTGAAATGATTGCCCATACTTTCACTGATTCCATCTATTCAGTCAAGATAGCATTTGTTATAAAATTTATACATTTCATCATCGGCGATAAGTGGACACGACAAAACTTTGGTGCTCAACTTCTCTTATCCTGTTGCAGAATTTCATTGAACGCCTTACTCAAGTTCTCAGAAGTTTTCAGAGAGAATGTATCATTCTAATGGAACACTGTTTCTCGTGTGGGTGCTCAAGGGCTTAAGGCCTTTCTACTGAAGGCGTCTGCTTCATTAGGAACCTGCGCAGGAAATTTAATAGTTCATTCATTGTCTAATAAGAAAAGAAAATTCACTAGCTATtttcttccttttgaggggaaaatTCACTAGCTCGGTACAAGGGCTGAGATTCTGGTATGATTTTCCATGCCCTCCATAACAACTAGAACAAACATCTGGTCGGTAATCCGGATTATAGCCACAATTATGCAACACATACTGCTGTCTTGATCAGAAGATAATGCTGGGTTTCATAGTACCATGTCCTATCCATCCCTTGATGCCAATGAATGCGAGAAAAGTATTTAGGGCATGAACATGTAAAACTTGGATGTACGTAGTAGTCTAGCCAAAAAAAAAAATGAAACTGGACACCAACAAAATATTTACAACATATCAGTCTTTCCAGTAAGAAAACGACACGCATTTGGGTGCATGTTCGAGAATCCTTTTTTCGTCCAGTAAATGCAATTGGTTAGTGAGAGAAGAATGAACTAAATCATCCTCTGAGCTTTCTGAAAGCAATGTTCGTATTCATCACCTATGTTATTTTTGAACAAGGAAGGTCATAACCATTGCCATGATCAGAATGTTATCGTTTCCTGGGTAAATCGTCACCCTAAACTTCCGCCTTGAATAGACGGCCTTATTGAGTTTGTACGGGAGATTTGTCTGCACAAATTAATAATTGACATTTTAGTGTCAGTCTAAAATGTGTTCAAAGTTATAACCATTGGACCAGTACACTAGACAACAGATAATGATCATCAGTGGATCACGCCCAACCAAAATTTCCATAGTAcctgagcaacaatggagtttccCCTTATAATCGTGCATGCTCTTCGAGATGGATTTCCTACGAGTATGTAGCTTGGTTTTTGCTCCTCAGATGTGCTTCTCGGCGGGACAAAGACATGTACCTCCTTTCGATCTGAAGAAGCACACATTACCTTTGTTGAAAAAATTATGTCTTTCTGTTCCCAACTAATTCCTCTGAATGCCTGCCACGCACCCTGGAAAATAGTAGCCTCCCACTCAGTGACATAGTTTACATATGTATTATGCACAACAAGGGATAAATCACGAATTATTAAGGCGGGCATTACAAATGTAGCATCATCTTCAGGCTTCCGAGAGCCAAAAAACAAAAGCACGGAAATAAACTTACGTCAAGTATTGCACCTGACGTTGTGGCAGCTcgtactattactcattgtttgttCTGTCTTATCGGCCTAATTAAGCTTATCAGGTaccacctctgttcctaaatataagacattttggcAGCTCAATGAACAGAGGAAGTATGATACTGAGTTACTGACACAAAGTGCTTGTATTCTGTCCTGAACTCTCCTGAAGTGTAACATTTTTGCAGCAATCCAACTAATACGAATCAAGTGAGGACAAACAAATTCGAGCAATCTACTCCTATTTCATAAGCAGTATACTTGAAGCTGAAACTTTTCTAAGCAACAGCGGAGTAGACCCGAATTAAGAAGCCAAGTTGACTTGATGATGGTGGAATCTCTCACTCAGAATTAAATTAACCAGAGCAGACGCCCAAGCTGGAATCATCACCTCGCTGGTCCTGGCAGTGACCAGAGTGCTCCCGGAGGCGTCGAGGAGCGCCCTCCCTCCGCACCTCCTGCCACAACCGTCCGCCGCCGTGACGCGAAAGGCGAGACCGCCAGACGCGTCGTGGACCGccaggtcgccgccgcctccgaggAGCTTCTTGACGACCGTCAGATCGACCGGGACGACGGGCGCCGCCATGGGtacgggcggcggggcagcggccgcGGCGTTTGTCCTGTCCATGGCAAGGGGAGAGCAAGCGAGGCGTTGGTTTAGGAAAAGGTGATCGGTAGGGGGTAGGAAGGAAAGGCGAATGATTCAAGAGTGGGTGGAAGAAGCGAAGAAGAGGCGAAATGTTTGCAAGTTAGCGTTTGGGCTCTTCTATTTGGCGTGGCCGACCAGAACCAGCTGACGTGGTCATTCGCGTCTGATTATTCTTTTCCTTAGCGGAATCAAATGTGCGTGATTAGGGCATCTTCAACACCGTCCATTAAACCTGTGAGCCAGGTAGTTTGGCGTCCGCCGAGGCCGGGATGGGTGAAAACAAATGTTGATGGTGCTCTCAACTGCGCTCTCATGATTGTACTGGCACATGAGTGGTGGCCAGGGATGCTAACGGACAGTTCTGCAAGGGAGTGTGTTCCAAGTATGTTGCAATGCTTGAACCATTCATCGTCGAGcttgttgagtatattgattagaTTAGATGCATAGGATAGACTAAATAATATTCTGGCTAGTCTTGTACATCAAGTAAATCATGTACTCATATATATATGTGCTCATGAGACTCAAGCAATACAATAACAATATCATCAACCCACTCTCTCCCTTTTAACATAGTATCAGTTTAACcgatccaaaccctagccgccgcccgccgctttcgctccgcgccgcccccggggcggtcggcctccatgaccgtcgccggaggccgcgccgcccgtacctagggttcgtccgccaatCGTGTTGGCCGGTTGTCCTACAGAGTCTTTTCCCTAATTGCTTAATCCGGGTTTTCTCTCTTTGCCGTCGACCCTCGCGCGCCTCCACTCCGACTTCAGCATCGACCACACTAGCATCTTCTCCGACACGACAGCCTTGCGTGCTAGGCGACGGCCTGAAACGGTCGTCGTCCACGCCTCCGTCCGCATGTCGGTATGCGCTGGCCGTCGTCGCCTTGATCCGATCGGGGATCCTACATCAAGTCAACCTCCATCCACTTCAAGCAGGATAGGGTTGGACGTACGTGCGTGGGTGCACCGGCTTTGCTCGCATGGCGTGCGTTGCGCTGGCCCGATCCGTGTTGTGTGCATGTTGGCTGATCGTTCGTATACATGTACGAATCAACTTCCTGTCCAACACGTGTGCTCGTGGCTTAGTTGCCTGCTCATGCGACGCGACCGCTGCAGAACCCGCCGTCTTCATCTTGGCGTCCAGTCACTCCATCTTCATTGCATGTTCGGCCTGATCAGCTGTATACATGCCTCCATCCGTGCCACGCGATAGATCTGGCCGTCGCTTGCGTGCGCCTTCACGGGTCCCGTGAAAATCATCTTTCAGTTTCGCACGTCCTTTTACCGATCGAGCAATGAGCTATCACTGTGTCATCACGTCAGGCCGTAGTGTCGCCGCCCCGTGGTATTTTTCCGGCTGCACCGACCGTGTCACCGCTCCATCAcctcttcgggccgtagtgccgtggcccgtcgtccaccgccgtcccAAGGTCGTCCGCTCTTAGTTGTCCtcgtggctgcaccgaccctcgcgccgccgctaTGTCGTCccatcgggccgtagcgagcgtggcacgcgatcCACGCCGCTGTCCTGAGGTCGTCCCCGTGGTTGTAGCGACCCGCGTTTCGCCGCCGCGCTGCCCCTTCGGGCTGTAGCGCCATGGCCCGTGGTCCCCGCAACCGTCCCGAGGTCTTCCGTCGTCGCCCTGACCCGCCCGCCGCCGCTATGTCGCCCCTTCGGgtcgtagtgccgcggcccgcggtccaccgccgtccCCGCGCGTTGACCTCTCGTGGTATGCACCGCGCcatctcccttggcgcgggaacgccaccgtctgcgccggtcttcgtcacgctgtcgggttcctcgcctacttcgagcatcacCGCCGCTCTCCTTCTCTAGCCGTTGCCGCCTccttacgccgccgccgccgctgctcttctttcgcggctccacggcgactaccTCGACACCGGCGACCCCTGACTCGACACCGACCACGgcgttcttcgcacggctacctcgaccacggctacaccaccctacgctctcggctacttcgacaaacggcacaaagggctaccgccttgcttgaacAACCTCGTCGGctgccactccagccacgactccgtgaTGTATCGACTATTACGACTGTGTGTGTGTGNNNNNNNNNNNNNNNNNNNNNNNNNNNNNNNNNNNNNNNNNNNNNNNNNNNNNNNNNNNNNNNNNNNNNNNNNNNNNNNNNNNNNNNNNNNNNNNNNNNNNNNNNNNNNNNNNNNNNNNNNNNNNNNNNNNNNNNNNNNNNNNNNNNNNNNNNNNNNNNNNNNNNNNNNNNNNNNNNNNNNNNNNNNNNNNNNNNNNNNNNNNNNNNNNNNNNNNNNNNNNNNNNNNNNNNNNNNNNNNNNNNNNNNNNNNNNNNNNNNNNNACCGTCTGTGTCGCtatcgttgtgactgcggggggatg
This window harbors:
- the LOC119354919 gene encoding protein LURP-one-related 7-like is translated as MDRTNAAAAAPPPVPMAAPVVPVDLTVVKKLLGGGGDLAVHDASGGLAFRVTAADGCGRRCGGRALLDASGSTLVTARTSEGAWQAFRGISWEQKDIIFSTKVMCASSDRKEVHVFVPPRSTSEEQKPSYILVGNPSRRACTIIRGNSIVAQTNLPYKLNKAVYSRRKFRVTIYPGNDNILIMAMVMTFLVQK